From a region of the Mycobacteroides saopaulense genome:
- a CDS encoding adenine phosphoribosyltransferase, which yields MEHGSLGAARVTDQMAALVASLTREVADFPEPGVQFKDLTPLFADSDGLSRVTDALAEGARGATLIAGIDARGFLLGAAVAIRLGVGVLAVRKAGKLPPPVHSQTYQLEYGTAALEIPADGVELAGRRVAIVDDVLATGGTLAATARLLSVAGAEVIGAGVVLELADLGGRRAVAPLPLTALRTI from the coding sequence ATGGAACATGGATCGTTGGGTGCTGCCCGCGTGACGGACCAGATGGCCGCGCTTGTCGCGTCGCTCACCCGCGAGGTCGCCGATTTTCCCGAGCCCGGGGTGCAGTTCAAGGATCTGACACCGCTGTTCGCGGACTCCGACGGCTTGTCGCGCGTCACCGACGCGCTTGCCGAAGGCGCTCGCGGTGCCACGCTCATAGCCGGAATCGACGCCCGCGGCTTCCTGCTGGGGGCCGCCGTGGCGATCCGGCTCGGAGTGGGCGTGTTGGCGGTACGCAAGGCCGGGAAGTTGCCGCCACCGGTGCATTCGCAGACCTACCAGCTCGAATACGGCACCGCGGCGCTGGAGATCCCCGCCGACGGAGTGGAGCTCGCCGGCCGCCGGGTGGCGATCGTCGACGACGTGCTGGCTACCGGGGGAACGCTGGCGGCAACGGCCAGGCTGCTCAGCGTCGCCGGAGCCGAGGTGATCGGCGCAGGTGTGGTGCTGGAACTGGCCGATCTCGGTGGCCGCCGGGCCGTGGCGCCGCTGCCATTAACTGCGCTGCGCACCATCTGA
- a CDS encoding ABC transporter substrate-binding protein: MDSWSPARTGARRNARIGAIVTTVLLAAGLLTSCWTSAAKTLDYAVDGRLATYNVNSVEGNASAGAQAFNRVLTGFGFHGPDGQVIADHDFGTVEVVGRIPLVLDYTINEKAVYSDGKPVTCEDMVLAWFAQSGRLPDFDAASTAGYADISTVDCKPGQKTARVTFAPDRAFTDWTQLFTATTMLPWHVVADKLGGNIDLTGAIAANDVPTLQKIADFWNNQWNLGSDVDLSKFPSSGPYKLDGYNDDGSVVLVANDKWWGNPPVTKRVTVWPSGIDVQKRLSDGDLEVVDVAAGSAGTLTAPDGFALTEEPGSGVEQLIFGAAGSVGAPDLRRAVALCTPRDAIAGIAGVPVMNARLDTSIGDSFASVEAAAEAGRFMRSDPVAARAATANRPLTVRVGYQAPNPRRAAIVSAMAQACEPAGITVQDVSKPETGPDSLRDNQIDALLSSIGGAPGSGSTGSWLMDAYALRAREGKNPANYANGQIDGIIAALAVTTNARDQSRLLGDASAILWNDLPTLPLYRQPRVLIAPKSMYAATPSVTRWGAGWNMDRWVLPA, encoded by the coding sequence ATGGATTCATGGAGTCCAGCACGGACCGGGGCAAGACGAAACGCGCGAATCGGCGCCATCGTGACCACGGTGCTGCTCGCGGCGGGGTTATTGACCTCGTGTTGGACCTCTGCCGCCAAGACGCTCGACTATGCCGTTGACGGTCGTCTCGCGACATACAACGTCAACAGTGTCGAGGGCAACGCATCGGCCGGAGCGCAGGCATTCAATCGTGTGCTCACCGGTTTCGGCTTCCACGGGCCCGACGGCCAGGTGATCGCCGACCACGACTTCGGCACCGTCGAGGTGGTGGGCCGCATTCCGCTGGTGCTGGACTACACCATCAACGAGAAGGCCGTCTACTCGGACGGCAAGCCGGTGACCTGTGAAGACATGGTGCTGGCGTGGTTTGCACAGTCGGGCAGGCTGCCTGATTTCGACGCGGCCAGCACGGCTGGATACGCCGACATCTCCACGGTCGACTGCAAGCCGGGGCAGAAGACGGCGCGGGTCACCTTCGCGCCCGATCGCGCCTTCACGGACTGGACCCAGTTGTTCACCGCCACCACGATGTTGCCGTGGCACGTGGTGGCCGACAAGCTCGGCGGGAACATCGATTTGACCGGCGCCATTGCCGCCAACGATGTGCCGACACTGCAGAAGATCGCCGATTTCTGGAACAACCAGTGGAACCTCGGGTCCGATGTGGACCTGTCGAAGTTTCCATCGTCGGGCCCCTACAAGCTCGACGGGTACAACGACGACGGATCTGTCGTGCTCGTCGCCAATGACAAATGGTGGGGCAACCCGCCGGTGACCAAGCGGGTCACGGTGTGGCCCAGCGGCATCGACGTGCAAAAGCGCCTCTCCGACGGGGACCTGGAAGTGGTCGACGTCGCGGCCGGATCGGCCGGGACGCTCACCGCTCCCGACGGTTTCGCGCTCACCGAAGAACCCGGCTCGGGCGTGGAACAACTCATCTTCGGCGCCGCAGGATCGGTCGGCGCTCCGGATCTGCGCCGTGCGGTGGCCCTGTGCACCCCACGCGATGCGATCGCGGGAATCGCCGGTGTGCCGGTGATGAATGCGCGGCTGGACACCAGCATCGGCGACTCGTTCGCCTCGGTGGAAGCCGCCGCCGAAGCGGGACGATTCATGCGTTCGGATCCCGTCGCGGCCCGTGCCGCCACGGCGAACCGGCCGCTGACAGTTCGGGTGGGATACCAGGCACCCAATCCGCGTCGTGCGGCGATCGTTTCCGCCATGGCGCAGGCCTGCGAGCCCGCCGGGATCACTGTGCAGGACGTCAGCAAGCCCGAGACGGGACCGGATTCATTGCGGGACAATCAGATCGATGCGCTGCTCAGCTCCATCGGTGGCGCTCCTGGCAGCGGATCGACCGGTTCGTGGCTCATGGACGCGTACGCCCTGCGCGCGCGGGAGGGCAAGAACCCGGCGAACTACGCCAACGGCCAGATCGACGGCATCATCGCCGCGCTGGCGGTGACCACCAATGCCCGTGACCAGAGCCGGCTGCTCGGCGATGCGTCCGCGATCCTGTGGAACGACCTGCCGACGCTGCCGCTCTACCGGCAGCCGCGCGTGCTGATCGCGCCGAAGTCGATGTACGCCGCCACACCGAGCGTCACTCGGTGGGGTGCCGGATGGAACATGGATCGTTGGGTGCTGCCCGCGTGA